One window of the Chanodichthys erythropterus isolate Z2021 chromosome 2, ASM2448905v1, whole genome shotgun sequence genome contains the following:
- the LOC137024719 gene encoding C-C chemokine receptor type 2-like, with the protein MTEDPGTAVSEAYEDYYNKEDTSGTPCNNGNTKAFSEVFLPTLYSIVFIIGFIGNGLVVWVLIRYRQKSNMTDVCLFNLALSDLLFLVSLPFWAHGAIDEWIFGKFMCHTITGLFTIGLYGSIFFMVLMTLDRYVVIVHAHSILSRNRSPKMGLILASFVWILSLLASLPNIIFAKEDSKINVKSCGSDFPEGTAWMSFTYLQMNLLSLIIPLIIMSFCYSRIIPTLLSIKSQKRHKVIRLILAVVAVYFIFWTPYNIVMFLMFLQGKGYLFTCKMHSNLNLAMQWVETIALSHCCLNPIIYAFAGQKFRGAVLKVLKEQFPLCFSQCTNFSRQLSERRSSVFSRSSEYSSTQIA; encoded by the exons ATGACAGAGGACCCAGGGACTGCTG TGTCAGAAGCCTATGAAGACTACTATAACAAAGAAGACACTTCCGGAACACCATGCAATAATGGCAACACAAAGGCCTTCAGTGAGGTTTTCCTCCCCACCCTGTACAGCATAGTTTTCATCATTGGCTTCATTGGAAATGGCCTGGTAGTGTGGGTCCTGATCAGATACCGTCAAAAATCCAATATGACAGATGTGTGCCTCTTCAACCTAGCCCTATCTGACCTACTCTTTCTTGTGTCACTCCCTTTTTGGGCTCATGGTGCCATAGACGAGTGGATTTTCGGCAAATTCATGTGTCATACCATAACAGGTCTGTTCACGATTGGTCTTTATGGCAGCATCTTCTTCATGGTCCTTATGACACTGGATCGCTATGTCGTCATCGTCCATGCCCACAGTATCCTTTCCAGAAATCGGTCTCCAAAAATGGGTTTGATTCTCGCCTCATTTGTATGGATACTCAGTCTGCTTGCATCCCTTCCTAATATTATTTTTGCCAAAGAGGATAGTAAGATAAACGTCAAATCCTGTGGATCAGATTTTCCTGAAGGTACAGCCTGGATGTCATTTACTTACCTTCAGATGAACTTACTGAGCTTGATTATCCCTCTGATTATTATGAGCTTTTGCTATTCCCGGATCATCCCCACTCTGCTCAgcataaaatcacaaaaaaggCACAAAGTCATCAGACTCATCCTGGCTGTGGTGGCAGTTTATTTTATCTTCTGGACTCCATACAACATTGTCATGTTTCTCATGTTCCTGCAGGGGAAAGGCTACTTGTTTACTTGCAAAATGCATAGTAATTTAAACCTTGCCATGCAGTGGGTGGAAACTATCGCCTTAAGCCACTGTTGCCTCAACCCTATCATCTATGCCTTTGCCGGACAGAAGTTCAGAGGAGCGGTTCTTAAAGTcctaaaagagcagtttccatTGTGCTTCAGCCAATGCACAAATTTCTCTCGACAGTTATCTGAACGCAGAAGCTCAGTCTTCTCCAGATCTTCTGAATATTCCTCTACACAAATTGCATAG